A region from the Sandaracinus amylolyticus genome encodes:
- the nuoF gene encoding NADH-quinone oxidoreductase subunit NuoF — protein sequence MPSYQNILSNRYTLARSWTLEVAERAGAYQQARKALTSMTPDQIKAEVKAANIRGRGGAGFPAGMKWGFLAPKKEGQEVYLVINADEGEPGTFKDRTIMEKDPHRLIEGCIIAMYAIGAHKCWIYVRCELVLAIARLEAAIREAHARGFLGARPFGKEHALDIHVHPGAGAYICGEETSLLNSLEGKRGEPRLKPPFPAVKGAFGMPTIVNNVETISAVPDVVAMGGEAWSNISLLPPEMKDGGTRLYGISGHVKRPGVYEAPVGITMRELIYDFGGGMLHPDRKLKGVIPGGSSTPVLREQDKVEAKDPKHPLNKWHGKSHLDVPMAVDTYRGIGTMLGTCCAIVMDTSVSMVEASRNLMKFYAHESCGQCTPCREGTGWLANVLDQIAAGRGKPSDVDLLVDISNNMMGNTICALADGTAMPMLAFVRKFRKEFLEAAEKGLPQSARLDEAIRSQLVRREAA from the coding sequence ATGCCGTCGTACCAGAACATCCTCAGCAATCGCTACACGCTGGCTCGCAGCTGGACGCTCGAGGTGGCGGAGCGCGCGGGCGCCTACCAGCAGGCGCGCAAGGCGCTCACCTCGATGACGCCCGACCAGATCAAGGCGGAGGTGAAGGCCGCCAACATCCGTGGTCGCGGCGGCGCCGGCTTCCCCGCGGGCATGAAGTGGGGCTTCCTCGCGCCGAAGAAGGAAGGCCAGGAGGTCTACCTCGTCATCAACGCCGACGAGGGCGAGCCCGGCACCTTCAAGGATCGCACGATCATGGAGAAGGATCCGCACCGCCTCATCGAGGGGTGCATCATCGCCATGTATGCGATCGGCGCGCACAAGTGCTGGATCTACGTGCGCTGCGAGCTGGTCCTCGCGATCGCGCGTCTCGAGGCGGCGATCCGCGAGGCGCACGCGCGTGGGTTCCTCGGCGCGCGTCCGTTCGGCAAGGAGCACGCGCTCGACATCCACGTGCACCCCGGCGCCGGCGCGTACATCTGCGGCGAGGAGACGTCGCTCCTCAACTCGCTCGAGGGCAAGCGCGGCGAGCCGCGCCTGAAGCCGCCGTTCCCGGCCGTGAAGGGCGCGTTCGGCATGCCGACGATCGTCAACAACGTCGAGACGATCTCGGCGGTGCCCGACGTCGTCGCGATGGGCGGCGAAGCGTGGAGCAACATCTCGCTGCTCCCGCCGGAGATGAAGGACGGAGGCACCCGCCTCTACGGCATCAGCGGCCACGTGAAGCGCCCGGGCGTGTACGAAGCGCCGGTCGGCATCACGATGCGCGAGCTCATCTACGACTTCGGCGGCGGGATGCTGCACCCCGATCGCAAGCTGAAGGGCGTCATCCCGGGCGGGTCGAGCACGCCGGTCCTGCGCGAGCAGGACAAGGTCGAGGCGAAGGACCCGAAGCACCCGCTGAACAAGTGGCACGGCAAGTCGCACCTCGACGTGCCGATGGCGGTCGACACGTATCGCGGCATCGGCACGATGCTCGGCACCTGCTGCGCGATCGTGATGGACACCTCGGTCTCGATGGTCGAGGCGTCGCGCAACCTGATGAAGTTCTACGCGCACGAGTCGTGCGGCCAGTGCACGCCGTGCCGTGAGGGCACCGGCTGGCTCGCGAACGTGCTCGATCAGATCGCGGCGGGGCGCGGCAAGCCGAGCGACGTCGATCTGCTCGTCGACATCTCGAACAACATGATGGGCAACACGATCTGCGCGCTCGCGGACGGCACGGCGATGCCGATGCTCGCGTTCGTGCGGAAGTTCCGGAAGGAGTTCCTCGAGGCCGCGGAGAAGGGGCTCCCCCAGAGCGCGCGGCTCGACGAGGCGATCCGCTCGCAGCTCGTGCGGCGGGAGGCGGCATGA
- a CDS encoding NADH-quinone oxidoreductase subunit J yields the protein MSTSGELLFLVCGFAATIAAVLTVTMRNPLRSAIALLVHVISLAGLYLTLHAHLLAAIQLIVYAGAIVVLFVFVIMLIGPGAMEHRADTRGWVMKTIGGGLIVLFAGAITFSVGEATAPEVAIATCDGSDPACREFGSVEALSDSIYRQAAVPFELVSMLLLVAIIAAIGTARGRTAAQKDEADPVEARRMALRPFANDAEAPSLNPAKISTVGQGPPHPLEIGNESDGETPAE from the coding sequence ATGAGCACCAGCGGCGAGCTCCTCTTCCTGGTCTGCGGGTTCGCGGCGACGATCGCCGCGGTCCTGACCGTCACGATGCGCAACCCGCTGCGCTCGGCGATCGCGCTGCTCGTGCACGTGATCTCGCTGGCGGGTCTGTACCTGACGCTGCACGCGCACCTGCTCGCGGCGATCCAGCTGATCGTCTACGCGGGCGCGATCGTCGTGCTCTTCGTCTTCGTCATCATGCTGATCGGGCCAGGCGCGATGGAGCATCGCGCCGACACCCGCGGCTGGGTGATGAAGACGATCGGCGGCGGTCTGATCGTGCTGTTCGCGGGCGCGATCACGTTCTCGGTCGGCGAGGCCACCGCGCCCGAGGTCGCGATCGCGACGTGCGACGGCAGCGATCCGGCGTGCCGCGAGTTCGGCAGCGTCGAGGCGCTCTCGGACTCGATCTACCGGCAGGCGGCGGTGCCCTTCGAGCTCGTGTCGATGCTGCTGCTCGTCGCGATCATCGCGGCGATCGGCACGGCGCGCGGTCGCACCGCGGCGCAGAAGGACGAGGCCGATCCCGTCGAGGCGCGCCGCATGGCGCTGCGCCCGTTCGCGAACGACGCGGAAGCGCCTTCGCTGAACCCCGCGAAGATCTCGACGGTGGGCCAGGGCCCGCCGCATCCGCTCGAGATCGGCAACGAGAGCGACGGCGAGACGCCGGCCGAGTGA
- the nuoK gene encoding NADH-quinone oxidoreductase subunit NuoK, giving the protein MEIGLGTYLALAAVLFGIGALGFLTRRNMLLQLMSIEIMLNSVNLTLVAFNRWNPESHVGQVFAFFVIAVAAAEAAVGLAILISLFRLKKSVESDRADLLRH; this is encoded by the coding sequence ATGGAGATCGGGCTCGGTACCTACCTCGCGCTCGCCGCGGTGCTCTTCGGCATCGGCGCGCTCGGGTTCCTCACGCGCCGCAACATGCTGCTCCAGCTCATGTCGATCGAGATCATGCTGAACTCGGTCAACCTGACGCTGGTCGCGTTCAACCGGTGGAATCCGGAGTCTCACGTGGGCCAGGTGTTCGCGTTCTTCGTCATCGCAGTGGCCGCGGCGGAAGCCGCAGTGGGCCTCGCGATCCTGATCAGCCTCTTCCGCCTGAAGAAGTCGGTCGAGAGCGATCGCGCCGACCTGCTTCGTCACTGA
- the nuoL gene encoding NADH-quinone oxidoreductase subunit L, with the protein MDFDFSLPTNPAPMLLWIVLLPLLGAIINGFFGRGAAKGLVSGVAVGTVATSFLLALYCFTMLVLAGEGEHAGNTAITLDLYRWFSVTVGEDSVPVNVRFTMDHLSGIMTVMVTGIASLIHLYSTEYMGDDPSYPRFMTYLNLFTASMLILVLGSNLPLMFVGWEGVGLCSYLLIGFWWENPAYAAAGRKAFVVNRIGDFGVLIGTFLLLGSAHTFEFAEINAGVIEYGQRQVELGGFPIGITIAGAAAFFLFIGCTGKSAQLPLYVWLPDAMAGPTPVSALIHAATMVTAGVYLCCRLSPVFMMSENVMALIAVTGALTALLGASIGVVQTQMKRILAYSTVSQLGFMFAAVGMGAFAAGIFHVFTHAFFKACLFLGAGSVMHAIHAHGDADIRWLGGMKKYMPRTRATFLISCLAIAGFPLTSGFFSKDEILFGALEGSAHLGWVGYAVFVMLAVAAFLTAFYMFRLYFLTFEGEFRGGHAPGDHGHGHGDEHHAEPHESGDAVTIPLMVLAAGALIVGFLGLPHWLGDVLHVHWNLWSPWLTGHEGEHGAVAAFAAGAHEGGLSPTMLGVIAMSVGTAVGLGGIGLAYSWFGKADAIAPERETLIVRIAVIAGGVIGVALCVLLGLEIAQTTHTAAIVAMVLGLIVLGAMSLFALYVGANPRVDTYRWAMDKWRVDELYGKTIVGPLRGTSVVSANIDRIFVDGLLTWVPAQAARGIGWVLTRAQNGVIYAYTIGLTVGAAGLIWWFTYPHTSLVGEAQDANVVWTADRGPGYEYRWDFDSDGDWDTDWSTESTATHSYGGDDAFYGLVAVLEAGALDVEPIEIELSEEPASVPVDRLPVEWARAPGEGEDAPRDPAPPTVRLEGGQVVLAANDAVVRGGTQTDEDREAGTFRLSPGDTARIGLAGLRIAVRARATVQVRNAFGNFTRAREELTLRVPHTELEPIARTER; encoded by the coding sequence ATGGACTTCGACTTCTCCTTGCCGACGAACCCGGCGCCGATGCTGCTGTGGATCGTCCTGCTGCCGCTGCTCGGCGCGATCATCAACGGCTTCTTCGGTCGCGGCGCGGCCAAGGGCCTGGTGAGCGGCGTCGCCGTCGGCACCGTCGCGACCTCGTTCCTGCTCGCGCTCTACTGCTTCACGATGCTCGTCCTCGCGGGCGAGGGTGAGCACGCGGGCAACACGGCGATCACGCTCGACCTCTACCGCTGGTTCTCGGTGACGGTCGGCGAGGACTCGGTGCCCGTGAACGTGCGGTTCACGATGGATCACCTGTCCGGGATCATGACCGTGATGGTCACGGGCATCGCGTCGCTCATCCATCTGTACTCGACCGAGTACATGGGCGACGACCCGTCGTACCCGAGGTTCATGACGTATCTGAACCTCTTCACGGCCTCGATGCTGATCCTCGTGCTCGGCTCGAACCTGCCGCTGATGTTCGTCGGCTGGGAAGGCGTCGGGCTCTGCTCGTACCTGCTGATCGGGTTCTGGTGGGAGAACCCGGCGTACGCGGCCGCGGGGCGCAAGGCGTTCGTCGTCAACCGCATCGGCGACTTCGGCGTGCTCATCGGCACGTTCCTGCTGCTCGGCTCGGCGCACACGTTCGAGTTCGCCGAGATCAACGCGGGCGTGATCGAGTACGGCCAGCGTCAGGTCGAGCTCGGCGGGTTCCCGATCGGGATCACGATCGCGGGCGCGGCGGCATTCTTCCTGTTCATCGGGTGCACCGGCAAGAGCGCGCAGCTGCCGCTCTACGTGTGGCTCCCCGACGCGATGGCCGGTCCGACGCCGGTCTCCGCGCTCATCCACGCCGCGACGATGGTCACCGCGGGCGTGTACCTGTGCTGCCGTCTCTCGCCCGTCTTCATGATGAGCGAGAACGTGATGGCGCTGATCGCCGTCACCGGCGCGCTCACTGCGCTGCTCGGCGCGTCGATCGGCGTCGTGCAGACGCAGATGAAGCGCATCCTCGCGTACTCCACCGTCAGCCAGCTGGGCTTCATGTTCGCGGCGGTCGGCATGGGCGCGTTCGCGGCCGGCATCTTCCACGTCTTCACGCACGCGTTCTTCAAGGCCTGCCTCTTCCTCGGCGCGGGCTCGGTGATGCACGCGATCCACGCGCACGGCGACGCGGACATCCGCTGGCTCGGCGGCATGAAGAAGTACATGCCGCGCACGCGCGCGACGTTCCTGATCTCGTGCCTCGCGATCGCGGGCTTCCCGCTGACGAGCGGCTTCTTCTCGAAGGACGAGATCCTCTTCGGCGCGCTCGAGGGCTCGGCGCACCTCGGGTGGGTCGGCTACGCGGTCTTCGTGATGCTCGCGGTCGCGGCGTTCCTGACCGCGTTCTACATGTTCCGCCTCTACTTCCTCACGTTCGAGGGAGAGTTCCGCGGCGGTCACGCGCCCGGCGATCACGGGCACGGGCACGGTGACGAGCACCACGCGGAGCCGCACGAGTCGGGCGACGCGGTGACGATCCCGCTGATGGTGCTCGCGGCCGGCGCGCTCATCGTCGGCTTCCTCGGGCTGCCGCACTGGCTCGGCGACGTCCTGCACGTGCACTGGAACCTCTGGTCGCCGTGGCTCACGGGGCACGAGGGCGAGCACGGCGCGGTCGCGGCGTTCGCGGCCGGTGCACACGAAGGCGGGCTGAGCCCGACGATGCTCGGCGTGATCGCGATGTCGGTCGGCACCGCGGTCGGTCTCGGCGGCATCGGGCTCGCGTACTCGTGGTTCGGCAAGGCCGACGCGATCGCGCCGGAGCGCGAGACGCTCATCGTGCGCATCGCGGTGATCGCGGGAGGCGTCATCGGCGTCGCGCTCTGTGTGCTGCTCGGCCTCGAGATCGCGCAGACGACCCACACCGCGGCGATCGTCGCGATGGTGCTCGGCCTGATCGTGCTCGGCGCGATGTCGCTCTTCGCGCTCTACGTCGGCGCGAACCCGCGCGTCGACACGTACCGCTGGGCGATGGACAAGTGGCGCGTCGACGAGCTCTACGGGAAGACCATCGTGGGGCCGCTCCGCGGCACCTCGGTCGTCTCGGCGAACATCGACCGCATCTTCGTCGACGGCCTGCTCACGTGGGTGCCGGCGCAGGCTGCGCGCGGGATCGGCTGGGTGCTCACGCGCGCCCAGAACGGCGTGATCTACGCGTACACGATCGGCCTCACGGTCGGCGCGGCCGGGCTGATCTGGTGGTTCACGTACCCGCACACGAGCCTCGTCGGCGAGGCGCAGGACGCGAACGTCGTCTGGACCGCGGATCGCGGCCCCGGGTACGAGTACCGCTGGGACTTCGACAGCGACGGCGACTGGGACACCGACTGGTCGACCGAGAGCACGGCGACGCACTCGTACGGCGGCGACGACGCGTTCTACGGCCTCGTCGCGGTGCTCGAGGCGGGCGCGCTCGACGTCGAGCCGATCGAGATCGAGCTCTCGGAGGAGCCCGCGAGCGTGCCGGTCGATCGACTGCCCGTCGAGTGGGCGCGCGCGCCCGGCGAGGGCGAGGACGCGCCGCGCGATCCCGCGCCGCCGACCGTGCGCCTCGAGGGCGGCCAGGTCGTGCTCGCCGCGAACGACGCGGTGGTGCGCGGCGGGACGCAAACCGACGAGGATCGCGAGGCGGGCACGTTCCGCCTCTCGCCCGGAGACACCGCGCGCATCGGGCTCGCGGGCCTCCGCATCGCCGTGCGAGCGCGCGCGACCGTCCAGGTGCGCAACGCGTTCGGCAACTTCACCCGCGCGCGCGAGGAGCTGACCCTCCGCGTGCCCCACACCGAGCTCGAGCCGATCGCGAGGACCGAGCGATGA
- a CDS encoding complex I subunit 4 family protein: MSRLLSLLLLIPLFGALVIAFMPRQWLNGIRRASIFFMLVELFVSTWLLDGDYSTGAYQFVERQEWIPSFGIHYELGVDGISLWLLLLTTLLTPIALWVSWGSVSTKIKEYAVSFLLLEVGMIGAFVALDLFLFYVFWELMLIPMYLIIGIWGGKDRIYAAVKFFLYTFVGSLLMLVAILYVATRYHQLALEAGLPAEMQWSFSLEHLRHVVLTFDEQIWLFAAFALAFAIKVPMFPLHTWLPDAHVQAPTGGSVILAAVLLKLGGYGFLRFAMPLFPYASHWVGPSLAVFAVIGIVYGAICAWVQRDVKKLVAYSSVSHLGFVMLGIFAMTTGSVSGAVLQMIAHGVSTGALFILVGVVYDRRHTRDLADFGGLAKVMPWYAVFFVIITMSSVGLPGTNGFIGEFMILSGTFVSDQLSVWEKLFAFFAATGVILAAVYMLHAVLKMFWGPVDKKDNEGLPDVNRREVIALVPLVIAVFWMGLFPSTMLDSIEPTVDQMITEYNARWNADWRDDSPRLIPFPELAPAEGEGAEGEAAPEGEAAEAPSVDTVRVAAVGGAR, translated from the coding sequence ATGAGCCGCCTTCTCTCGCTACTGCTTCTGATCCCGCTCTTCGGAGCGCTCGTGATCGCGTTCATGCCGCGCCAGTGGCTGAACGGGATCCGCCGCGCGAGCATCTTCTTCATGCTCGTCGAGCTGTTCGTCTCGACGTGGCTGCTCGACGGCGACTACTCGACCGGCGCGTACCAGTTCGTCGAGCGTCAGGAGTGGATCCCGAGCTTCGGCATCCACTACGAGCTCGGCGTCGACGGCATCTCTCTGTGGCTGCTCCTGCTGACCACGTTGCTGACGCCGATCGCGCTCTGGGTCTCGTGGGGCTCGGTCTCGACGAAGATCAAGGAGTACGCGGTCAGCTTCCTGCTGCTCGAAGTGGGCATGATCGGCGCGTTCGTCGCGCTCGACCTGTTCCTCTTCTACGTGTTCTGGGAGCTGATGCTGATCCCGATGTACCTGATCATCGGGATCTGGGGCGGGAAGGACCGCATCTACGCCGCGGTCAAGTTCTTCCTCTACACGTTCGTCGGCTCGCTGCTGATGCTCGTCGCGATCCTCTACGTCGCGACGCGCTACCACCAGCTCGCGCTCGAGGCGGGGCTGCCCGCCGAGATGCAGTGGTCGTTCTCGCTCGAGCACCTGCGCCACGTGGTGCTGACGTTCGACGAGCAGATCTGGCTGTTCGCCGCGTTCGCGCTCGCGTTCGCGATCAAGGTCCCGATGTTCCCGCTCCACACCTGGCTGCCGGACGCGCACGTCCAGGCGCCGACGGGCGGCTCGGTGATCCTGGCGGCGGTGCTCCTGAAGCTCGGCGGCTACGGCTTCCTGCGCTTCGCGATGCCGCTCTTCCCGTACGCGTCGCACTGGGTCGGGCCGAGCCTCGCGGTGTTCGCGGTGATCGGCATCGTCTACGGCGCGATCTGCGCGTGGGTGCAGCGCGACGTGAAGAAGCTCGTCGCGTACTCCTCGGTGAGCCACCTCGGCTTCGTGATGCTCGGCATCTTCGCGATGACGACGGGCAGCGTGAGCGGCGCGGTGCTGCAGATGATCGCGCACGGCGTGTCGACCGGCGCGCTCTTCATCCTCGTCGGCGTCGTCTACGACCGTCGGCACACGCGCGACCTCGCCGACTTCGGCGGCCTCGCGAAGGTGATGCCCTGGTACGCGGTGTTCTTCGTGATCATCACGATGAGCTCGGTCGGTCTGCCCGGGACCAACGGCTTCATCGGCGAGTTCATGATCCTGAGCGGCACGTTCGTGTCGGATCAGCTCTCGGTCTGGGAGAAGCTCTTCGCGTTCTTCGCGGCGACCGGCGTGATCCTCGCGGCCGTCTACATGCTCCACGCGGTCCTCAAGATGTTCTGGGGCCCGGTGGACAAGAAGGACAACGAGGGCCTGCCCGACGTGAACCGTCGCGAGGTGATCGCGCTCGTGCCGCTCGTCATCGCGGTGTTCTGGATGGGCCTCTTCCCGAGCACGATGCTCGACTCGATCGAGCCGACCGTCGACCAGATGATCACGGAGTACAACGCGCGCTGGAACGCCGACTGGCGCGACGACTCGCCGCGCCTGATCCCGTTCCCCGAGCTCGCGCCGGCCGAAGGCGAGGGCGCGGAGGGCGAGGCTGCGCCCGAGGGTGAAGCGGCGGAAGCGCCGAGCGTCGACACCGTGCGTGTGGCCGCTGTCGGAGGTGCGCGATGA